In Campylobacter mucosalis, a single window of DNA contains:
- a CDS encoding DUF2157 domain-containing protein: protein MKIWHRNFLKEELLKWRDEGIIDERTSLKIASRYEINLNEVSTNILTLIAYFFFGLSLFVLVGANWEEIPDFIRTFLLISLTALLNFAGFLSYQKRKFNQATALLMLGSIVFCASVALISQIYHIDKHLPNGILFCALGVALLGFSFKDSLVSAFSLIIAIAWVFFSFEYIHKIEPFFAVFILLGIAVLRHSQGQLLSFALLISTYIFLIFFKVELLWFNYILATLSYLLFVASISLFLAKTSYKIVAKIFYQSAILGIVVILFCLQIEGYYLPYDFEISSYLSTLFIIFTALSLIFAFYYQNLYLLCGAILLGALPFLLNFGVSLALISSIVCVVLAIILIKQGSINYGITLIFTTALIRYVELIGDYFGASLLFLGFAVLLLVIARKRRVK, encoded by the coding sequence TTGAAAATTTGGCATAGAAATTTCTTAAAAGAGGAGCTTTTAAAGTGGCGAGATGAGGGGATTATTGATGAGAGGACTAGCCTAAAAATCGCAAGTAGATATGAGATTAATTTAAACGAGGTTAGCACAAATATCCTAACGCTCATCGCTTACTTTTTCTTTGGGCTTTCGCTTTTTGTTTTGGTTGGGGCAAATTGGGAGGAGATACCTGATTTTATCCGCACGTTTTTGCTGATCTCTCTTACGGCTCTTTTAAATTTCGCTGGATTTTTAAGCTATCAAAAGAGAAAATTTAACCAAGCCACCGCTTTATTAATGCTTGGCTCAATCGTATTTTGTGCTAGTGTCGCCCTGATTTCGCAAATTTATCACATAGATAAGCACCTGCCAAATGGCATTTTATTTTGTGCGCTTGGTGTGGCTTTGCTTGGATTTAGCTTTAAAGATAGCCTAGTTAGCGCATTTTCGCTTATTATTGCCATTGCTTGGGTCTTTTTTAGCTTTGAGTATATTCATAAAATTGAGCCGTTTTTTGCGGTTTTTATCCTACTTGGCATAGCTGTTTTAAGGCACTCACAAGGACAACTTCTATCCTTTGCTCTGCTTATTTCAACATATATATTTTTGATATTTTTTAAAGTTGAGCTTTTATGGTTTAATTATATTTTAGCCACACTTTCTTATCTTTTATTTGTTGCTTCAATTAGCCTGTTTTTAGCCAAAACCAGCTATAAAATCGTAGCTAAAATTTTTTACCAAAGTGCGATTTTAGGCATTGTAGTTATACTTTTTTGTTTGCAAATTGAGGGTTACTATCTGCCTTACGACTTTGAAATTTCAAGCTATTTAAGCACACTTTTTATAATTTTTACGGCACTTTCGCTTATTTTTGCCTTTTATTATCAAAATTTATACCTGCTTTGTGGGGCGATTTTACTTGGGGCTTTGCCATTTTTGCTAAATTTTGGTGTGAGTTTGGCACTTATCTCATCAATCGTTTGTGTTGTTTTAGCTATTATTCTTATCAAGCAAGGCTCTATAAATTACGGCATAACTTTAATTTTTACAACCGCTTTAATTCGCTATGTTGAGCTAATTGGCGATTATTTTGGGGCGAGTTTGCTCTTTTTAGGATTTGCCGTTTTGCTGCTTGTTATCGCTAGAAAAAGGAGGGTAAAATGA
- a CDS encoding GDYXXLXY domain-containing protein, whose protein sequence is MIKFLAIFIQPLLLVGFFIYAILPLYLGKDVYVKTRGYDPRDFFRGNYVYLRYDFNDMKISADDTKLTDIYAVLEPNKDGNYETISINKTRPNAGVYISGKRYDYVQKFGIEKYFLPFKKALELEKALRDIDSNITAIAHLKIFNGDARLIDVKITTQE, encoded by the coding sequence ATGATAAAATTTTTAGCTATTTTTATTCAGCCACTTTTGTTAGTTGGCTTTTTTATCTACGCTATTTTGCCACTTTATCTTGGTAAAGATGTTTATGTAAAAACAAGGGGATATGACCCGAGGGATTTTTTTCGCGGTAATTATGTCTATTTAAGATATGATTTTAACGATATGAAAATAAGTGCTGATGATACAAAACTAACCGATATTTACGCCGTTTTAGAGCCAAATAAAGATGGAAATTATGAAACGATAAGCATTAATAAAACTAGACCGAATGCTGGAGTTTATATCAGCGGTAAAAGATATGATTATGTCCAAAAATTTGGCATTGAGAAGTATTTTTTACCATTTAAAAAAGCTTTGGAGCTTGAAAAAGCACTAAGAGATATTGATAGTAACATAACGGCGATTGCTCATCTTAAAATTTTTAACGGCGACGCTAGACTCATTGATGTAAAGATTACTACGCAAGAGTGA